The Streptococcus toyakuensis genome has a window encoding:
- the tnpA gene encoding IS200/IS605 family transposase yields MAQKAHSLSHTKWHCKYHIVFTPKYRRKVIYNQYRSSLGEIFHRLCSYKGVEIIEGHLMPDHVHMLVSIPPRTRVSSFMGYLKGKSALMMFDKHANLKYKFGNRHFWAEGYYVSTVGINEATIKKYIQEQEKHDIALDKLSVKEYEALFRDSGK; encoded by the coding sequence ATGGCACAAAAGGCTCATAGTTTATCGCACACAAAGTGGCACTGTAAGTATCACATTGTGTTCACCCCTAAGTATAGACGAAAAGTAATCTATAATCAATATCGAAGTAGTTTAGGCGAAATATTTCATCGCTTGTGTAGTTATAAAGGAGTTGAAATTATCGAGGGTCACTTAATGCCAGATCATGTACACATGTTAGTAAGTATTCCACCAAGGACAAGAGTTTCGAGTTTCATGGGTTATTTAAAAGGAAAAAGTGCACTCATGATGTTTGACAAACACGCCAATCTCAAGTACAAGTTTGGGAATCGGCATTTCTGGGCGGAAGGTTATTATGTGAGTACAGTAGGGATTAATGAAGCCACAATTAAGAAATATATTCAAGAACAGGAAAAGCATGATATAGCACTAGATAAATTAAGTGTAAAAGAATATGAGGCTCTCTTTAGGGATAGTGGTAAGTAA
- the birA gene encoding bifunctional biotin--[acetyl-CoA-carboxylase] ligase/biotin operon repressor BirA, which yields MKSYQAVYKILAKETDYISGEKIAEELSLTRTSIWKAIKRLEQEGIEIDSIKNKGYKLVNGDLILPELLEQNLPIKISFKPETRSTQLDAKEAIDLGNEANTLYLASYQTAGRGRFQRSFYSPQGGIYMTLHLKPNLPYDQLPSYTLLVAGAIYKAIKNLTLIDVDIKWVNDIYLKNHKIGGILTEAMTSVESGLVTDIIIGVGINFTIKDFPQELKEKAASLFNAPAPITRNELIIEIWRAFFETPAEELLYLYKKQSFVLGKEVTFTLDQKDYKGFAKEISENGKLLVQCDNGKEIWLNSGEISLKGWK from the coding sequence ATGAAATCCTACCAAGCCGTCTACAAAATTCTAGCTAAAGAAACCGACTATATCAGCGGAGAAAAGATTGCAGAAGAACTATCACTGACCCGAACATCAATTTGGAAAGCCATCAAGCGTTTAGAACAAGAAGGCATTGAAATTGATAGTATCAAAAACAAAGGCTATAAACTGGTGAATGGTGACCTTATTCTTCCAGAACTTCTAGAACAAAATCTTCCAATTAAAATCAGTTTTAAACCCGAAACAAGATCAACACAACTCGATGCAAAAGAAGCAATTGATTTAGGAAATGAAGCAAACACCCTCTATCTAGCTTCCTATCAAACAGCTGGCCGAGGCCGTTTTCAACGTTCTTTCTACTCACCCCAAGGTGGCATTTATATGACACTCCATCTTAAACCAAATCTCCCCTATGACCAATTACCATCCTACACACTACTTGTAGCAGGAGCTATCTACAAAGCCATTAAGAACCTAACTTTAATAGATGTCGACATAAAATGGGTCAATGATATCTACCTCAAAAATCATAAAATTGGAGGAATCCTCACTGAGGCAATGACGTCTGTAGAATCAGGCCTAGTCACAGATATCATTATTGGAGTAGGAATCAACTTTACTATTAAAGACTTCCCTCAAGAATTAAAAGAAAAAGCTGCTAGTTTATTTAACGCACCAGCTCCTATAACAAGAAATGAATTAATCATAGAAATATGGCGTGCTTTCTTCGAAACACCAGCAGAAGAGCTATTATACCTATACAAAAAGCAGTCCTTCGTTCTAGGAAAAGAAGTGACTTTTACACTAGATCAGAAAGACTACAAAGGATTTGCAAAAGAAATCTCAGAAAATGGAAAACTTTTAGTTCAATGTGATAACGGAAAAGAAATCTGGCTAAATAGCGGAGAAATTTCACTCAAGGGTTGGAAGTAA
- a CDS encoding AraC family transcriptional regulator translates to MLVFSEYQTGTIDLSLSFYGYEECTPNYSFGPTIRDTYVLHYITKGQGKFHYKGKIVDLKEGDFFLLKPDELTFYQADSKEPWAYYWLGITGGKAPDYFALSQISDQSYLIQSETCHTQTTAKLISDIVRFAQITKSNELAQLHIMGQLHELMFHLGTIAPNQKKKNISSTHQLYLECKRLIDSHYPQSLTIQDLAKELSVHRSYLSSVFKEFNTLSPKEYLLYVRMYRAKQLLENTQESIKVIAYSVGFSDPLHFSKAYKQYFNQTPSQTRKEYSQHQLVRKETL, encoded by the coding sequence ATGCTAGTTTTTTCAGAATACCAGACTGGAACAATTGACCTTTCCCTAAGCTTTTATGGATATGAGGAATGCACACCAAATTACTCTTTTGGTCCAACAATTCGAGATACATACGTCCTACATTACATTACTAAAGGACAAGGAAAATTTCATTACAAGGGTAAAATTGTTGATTTAAAAGAAGGAGATTTCTTTCTATTAAAACCAGATGAACTAACCTTTTATCAAGCAGATAGTAAAGAACCTTGGGCCTACTACTGGTTAGGAATCACTGGAGGGAAAGCTCCTGATTATTTTGCTCTTTCTCAAATTTCTGACCAATCTTATCTCATCCAATCTGAAACTTGTCATACCCAGACTACTGCAAAACTCATCTCAGACATTGTCCGCTTCGCTCAGATTACCAAATCAAATGAATTAGCTCAACTCCATATCATGGGACAACTCCATGAACTGATGTTTCATCTGGGAACTATTGCTCCCAATCAGAAGAAAAAGAATATTTCATCGACCCACCAACTCTATCTTGAATGCAAACGATTAATTGATAGCCACTATCCTCAATCACTTACAATTCAAGATTTAGCAAAAGAACTATCCGTTCACAGAAGCTACTTATCAAGCGTATTCAAAGAATTTAACACCTTATCTCCAAAAGAATACCTACTATACGTTCGAATGTATCGAGCTAAACAACTCCTCGAAAATACCCAAGAGTCAATCAAGGTAATTGCATACTCGGTAGGCTTTTCAGATCCACTACATTTTTCTAAAGCTTATAAACAATACTTTAATCAGACTCCAAGTCAAACAAGAAAAGAATATTCTCAACACCAACTAGTGAGAAAGGAAACACTATGA
- a CDS encoding alpha-galactosidase produces MGIRIENNLFYVESKNLSLIIENRNGYLLLKHLGKTIKNYKGSNSVYERDHAFSGNPTATNRTFSLDTQRHIFGQHGLGDFRKPTIQIQHSVTEVTDFRFVEAKSLKGQNGPQGLPSPHSMDNTETLVLMLEDSKAQLSLNLYYTAFDNDSTIASYSKLVNNSNQEVVIHKDFSFMADFPAAAYEIVTLQGAYAREKTVRRQQVEQGIFSISSNRGASGHAQTPALLLCDQGITEDAGNVFAIQLMYSGNFEAFVQKNQLNEVRLAIGINPENFSWKLDPEEYFETPVALMTYSDKGLTGVSHASQNFVLKHIMPSKFSTKERPILINNWEATYFDFQREKLLELADEAKKVGIELFVLDDGWFGNRFDDNRALGDWVVNEKKLGGSLESLISAIHERGLQFGLWLEPEMISVDSDLYRKHPDWAIQVPGYEHTYSRNQLVLNLANPQVVEYLKNVLDQLLSYHEIDYIKWDMNRNMTNLGNGFTYLETKMQSHQYMLGLYELVSYLTEKHSHILFESCSGGGGRNDLGMMRYFPQVWASDNTDAIARLPIQYGSSHLYPTISMGAHVSAVPNHQMGRTTPLETRGHVAMMGNLGYELDLTSLSDEEKAEIANQVNLYKELRPVVQLGNQYRLINPDAKSNEVAVQFNYGNQTIVSYVRVLSVVETMETTLKLKDLVEEGLYELQENGVVYSGAELMYAGLTVILSQGDFLSKQYIFRRL; encoded by the coding sequence ATGGGAATTAGGATAGAGAATAATCTATTTTATGTTGAAAGTAAAAATCTAAGTTTGATTATTGAAAATCGAAATGGCTACTTACTTTTGAAACATTTAGGAAAGACTATTAAGAACTATAAAGGTTCCAATAGTGTTTATGAACGGGACCATGCCTTTTCAGGAAATCCAACAGCTACTAATCGAACCTTTAGTTTAGATACTCAACGTCATATTTTTGGGCAACATGGCTTAGGAGATTTTAGGAAACCAACTATACAGATTCAGCATAGTGTAACTGAAGTAACAGACTTTCGATTTGTAGAAGCAAAAAGTTTAAAAGGTCAGAATGGTCCACAGGGCTTACCTTCTCCACATAGCATGGATAATACAGAGACTCTTGTCTTAATGTTAGAAGATTCTAAGGCTCAACTTAGTCTGAATTTGTATTATACTGCTTTTGATAATGATTCGACTATTGCTAGCTACAGTAAATTAGTGAATAATAGTAATCAGGAAGTTGTCATTCATAAAGACTTTTCTTTTATGGCTGATTTTCCAGCGGCAGCTTACGAAATCGTAACTCTGCAGGGTGCTTATGCTCGTGAAAAGACTGTTCGACGTCAACAGGTAGAACAAGGAATCTTTTCAATTAGTTCGAACCGTGGAGCTTCTGGGCATGCTCAAACACCAGCTCTTCTACTCTGTGATCAAGGAATCACAGAGGATGCAGGGAATGTGTTTGCTATTCAACTAATGTATAGTGGAAACTTTGAAGCTTTTGTTCAAAAGAATCAATTGAATGAAGTTCGGCTGGCTATTGGGATTAATCCGGAAAACTTTTCTTGGAAGTTAGACCCTGAGGAATACTTTGAAACACCGGTAGCTTTAATGACCTATTCAGACAAGGGATTAACTGGTGTTAGTCATGCAAGTCAGAATTTTGTACTGAAGCACATTATGCCAAGTAAATTTTCTACAAAAGAACGCCCAATTCTAATTAATAACTGGGAAGCTACTTACTTTGACTTTCAGAGAGAAAAACTGTTAGAGCTAGCTGATGAAGCTAAGAAAGTTGGCATTGAACTTTTTGTATTAGATGATGGTTGGTTTGGCAATCGTTTTGATGATAATCGTGCTTTAGGTGATTGGGTTGTTAATGAGAAAAAACTGGGTGGAAGCCTAGAAAGTCTGATTTCAGCTATCCATGAAAGAGGTTTGCAGTTTGGGCTTTGGTTAGAACCTGAAATGATTTCTGTAGATAGTGATTTGTATCGTAAACATCCTGACTGGGCTATTCAGGTTCCTGGTTATGAGCATACTTATTCTCGGAATCAATTAGTACTTAATCTTGCCAATCCTCAGGTAGTAGAATACTTGAAAAATGTCTTAGATCAACTCCTATCTTATCATGAGATTGATTACATTAAATGGGATATGAATCGTAATATGACCAACCTAGGAAATGGCTTTACTTATCTAGAGACAAAGATGCAATCTCATCAGTACATGCTGGGGCTTTACGAACTCGTTTCTTATCTGACAGAGAAGCACAGCCATATTCTCTTTGAGTCCTGCTCTGGTGGTGGTGGACGAAATGATCTTGGTATGATGCGTTATTTCCCACAAGTCTGGGCTAGTGATAATACTGATGCTATTGCACGTTTACCAATTCAATACGGATCATCTCATCTCTATCCAACCATTTCTATGGGGGCTCATGTGTCAGCAGTACCGAATCATCAGATGGGGCGAACGACACCATTAGAAACACGTGGACATGTAGCAATGATGGGAAATTTGGGATATGAGCTTGATTTGACAAGTTTATCAGATGAAGAGAAAGCTGAGATTGCTAATCAGGTGAACTTGTATAAAGAATTGCGACCAGTAGTCCAGTTGGGAAACCAGTATAGGTTAATCAATCCCGATGCTAAATCCAATGAAGTAGCTGTACAATTTAACTATGGAAATCAAACGATTGTAAGCTACGTCCGAGTTTTATCTGTTGTAGAGACCATGGAAACAACTTTAAAATTAAAAGATTTGGTTGAAGAGGGACTGTATGAATTACAGGAAAATGGAGTAGTTTACTCAGGTGCAGAACTCATGTATGCAGGTTTAACTGTTATCTTATCCCAGGGAGATTTTTTGAGTAAACAGTATATTTTTAGAAGACTATAA
- a CDS encoding extracellular solute-binding protein, producing the protein MKWYKKAGFLLVAGASLLGLTACGQNNQSTDGKVTIEFFNQKTEMADTLQKIVDNFEKDHPTIDVKLTTVPAAGIVLKTRILSGDVPDIVNIYPQNMDFQEWAKAGYFADMTGKSYLENIKNDYAEKYAINNKIYSVPLTANLYGIYYNKTKFKELGLEEPKTFKEFQEIVKKIKDSGNSPFAVAGNEGWTLNGYHQLSLITITGSGDAANNYLRFSKPNSISVDDAILKADAERLDLLADNAQDGWRGASYNDAVVAFSNEKALMMPQGSWALAAINQQDPKFNVGMFAFPGEEVGKEVTVGAGDMALSTSATTKHPKETEEFISYMTSSKAMQAYYDVDGSPVAVKGVQEKEDSALAEISKLAFTDKHYVWLGQHWNSEEDFFNLSAGYLMDKNLKNMANNLNAFFNPMKADLD; encoded by the coding sequence ATGAAATGGTATAAGAAAGCAGGTTTTCTTTTAGTCGCTGGTGCTAGTTTACTAGGTCTAACAGCTTGTGGTCAGAATAATCAATCGACTGATGGAAAGGTAACGATTGAATTTTTTAACCAGAAGACCGAAATGGCGGATACTTTGCAAAAAATTGTAGATAATTTTGAAAAGGATCATCCTACTATTGATGTAAAACTGACGACTGTTCCGGCAGCTGGAATTGTTCTGAAGACTCGGATTTTATCAGGAGATGTTCCAGATATTGTTAATATCTATCCTCAAAATATGGATTTTCAGGAGTGGGCAAAAGCAGGTTACTTTGCAGATATGACAGGGAAATCTTATCTTGAGAATATTAAGAATGACTATGCAGAAAAGTATGCAATCAATAACAAGATTTATAGTGTGCCTTTAACTGCTAACCTTTATGGAATCTATTACAATAAAACAAAGTTTAAAGAATTAGGACTTGAGGAACCGAAGACTTTTAAAGAGTTTCAAGAGATTGTTAAAAAGATAAAAGATAGTGGGAATTCTCCGTTTGCAGTTGCAGGCAATGAAGGATGGACATTAAACGGTTATCACCAACTTTCTCTCATTACCATTACAGGCAGTGGAGACGCAGCTAATAACTATCTTCGCTTTTCAAAACCAAATTCTATTTCTGTAGATGATGCTATTTTAAAAGCAGATGCAGAACGACTAGATTTGTTGGCGGATAATGCTCAAGATGGATGGCGTGGTGCCTCTTATAATGATGCGGTGGTAGCATTCTCGAATGAAAAAGCCTTGATGATGCCACAAGGATCATGGGCATTAGCGGCAATTAATCAACAGGATCCAAAATTTAATGTGGGGATGTTTGCCTTCCCAGGAGAAGAAGTAGGAAAAGAAGTCACTGTTGGTGCAGGGGACATGGCATTATCAACTTCAGCTACGACCAAACATCCTAAAGAAACCGAAGAATTTATCAGCTATATGACTAGTTCAAAAGCTATGCAAGCATATTATGATGTGGATGGATCACCAGTTGCGGTGAAAGGTGTACAGGAAAAAGAAGATTCAGCACTTGCAGAGATTTCTAAACTAGCATTTACGGATAAACATTATGTTTGGTTGGGCCAACACTGGAATTCTGAAGAAGATTTTTTCAATCTAAGTGCAGGTTACTTGATGGATAAAAATCTGAAAAATATGGCAAACAATCTCAATGCTTTCTTTAATCCAATGAAGGCAGATTTGGACTAG
- a CDS encoding carbohydrate ABC transporter permease: MAIRKILNKYWGWTFLLIPLALQAIFFYFPMVQGAFYSLTNWTGLTYNYKFVGLNNYKLLMIDGKFFTAIAFTLILTLALIIGEITIGMVVARALNSKMKGQTFFRAWFFFPAVLSGLTVSLIFKQFFNYGLPTIGKILGISFLQESLLGTPIGAVVATIFVLLWQGVAMPIIFFLAGLQSIPSDILEAASIDGATSKQTFWKIELPYLLPTISMVFILALKSGLTAFDQIFALTSGGPNNATTSLGLLVYNYAFKSNQYGYANAIALILFLIIGIVSLIQIKLSKKFEI; the protein is encoded by the coding sequence ATGGCTATTCGAAAAATTTTAAATAAATACTGGGGTTGGACTTTTTTGCTCATCCCGCTTGCATTACAAGCTATCTTCTTTTACTTTCCGATGGTACAAGGTGCTTTCTATAGTTTGACTAACTGGACTGGATTGACCTATAATTATAAATTTGTTGGTCTGAATAACTATAAATTGCTGATGATTGATGGGAAATTCTTCACAGCCATTGCTTTTACTTTGATTTTAACCCTGGCATTGATTATTGGAGAGATTACAATTGGGATGGTTGTCGCTCGAGCCTTAAATTCTAAGATGAAAGGGCAGACCTTCTTTAGAGCATGGTTCTTTTTCCCGGCGGTTTTGTCTGGTTTGACAGTTTCCTTGATTTTTAAACAATTCTTCAACTATGGTCTTCCAACGATTGGAAAAATTTTAGGGATTAGTTTTTTACAAGAAAGTCTATTAGGAACACCAATCGGTGCGGTAGTGGCAACTATTTTTGTTCTTCTATGGCAAGGAGTAGCAATGCCAATTATCTTCTTTCTTGCTGGTCTTCAGAGTATTCCATCTGATATTTTGGAGGCGGCATCAATTGATGGTGCAACAAGCAAACAAACTTTTTGGAAGATTGAATTACCATATTTGCTACCAACCATTTCTATGGTTTTTATCCTAGCTCTTAAGTCCGGTTTGACAGCCTTTGACCAAATTTTTGCTTTGACGAGTGGTGGTCCTAATAATGCTACAACGTCTCTTGGTCTTTTAGTCTATAACTATGCCTTCAAGAGTAATCAATATGGATATGCGAATGCAATTGCCTTGATTTTATTCTTAATTATTGGAATTGTTTCTCTGATCCAAATCAAACTATCAAAGAAATTTGAAATCTAA
- a CDS encoding carbohydrate ABC transporter permease: MKKEEKLNQFWKYVLLIVGGILILVPLLVTVFSSFKTTKDIMNHFFGLPNPFTLSNYERLISDGIGGYFWNSAVITVLSLIVVAFFIPAAAYSIARNMSKKKAFAIMYSLLILGIFVPFQVIMIPITVMMSKLGLANMWGLVLLYLTYAIPQTLFLYVGYIKISVPDSLDEAAEIDGADRFTTYRRIIFPMLKPMHATTLIINALWFWNDFMLPLLILNKDSKLWTLPLFQYNYQGQYFNDYGPSFASYIVGIVTITVVYLIFQKHIISGMSNGAVK, encoded by the coding sequence ATGAAAAAAGAAGAAAAATTGAATCAGTTTTGGAAGTATGTCCTCTTGATAGTAGGTGGTATTCTCATACTTGTTCCTTTGTTGGTAACGGTTTTTAGTTCCTTCAAGACAACCAAGGATATCATGAATCATTTCTTTGGTTTGCCCAATCCTTTTACATTAAGCAATTATGAACGATTGATTTCGGATGGGATTGGAGGCTATTTCTGGAATTCAGCTGTTATTACGGTATTATCATTGATTGTAGTAGCCTTCTTTATACCAGCTGCAGCTTATTCCATTGCTCGAAATATGTCTAAGAAAAAAGCCTTTGCAATTATGTATTCGCTCTTGATCTTAGGGATATTTGTTCCATTTCAGGTGATTATGATTCCTATCACAGTTATGATGAGCAAACTCGGCCTGGCAAATATGTGGGGGTTGGTACTACTCTATCTAACTTATGCAATTCCACAGACCCTCTTCTTGTATGTCGGTTATATTAAAATCAGTGTACCAGATAGTTTAGATGAAGCTGCAGAAATTGATGGGGCTGATCGATTTACAACTTACCGTCGAATTATTTTTCCAATGCTGAAGCCCATGCATGCTACAACCTTGATTATCAATGCATTATGGTTCTGGAATGACTTTATGTTGCCATTGTTGATTTTGAATAAGGATTCCAAGCTGTGGACTTTGCCTCTCTTCCAGTACAACTACCAAGGTCAATATTTTAATGACTATGGGCCAAGTTTTGCATCCTATATTGTGGGAATTGTAACAATTACTGTCGTCTACCTCATCTTCCAAAAACATATTATTTCAGGAATGAGCAACGGAGCAGTGAAGTAA
- the gtfA gene encoding sucrose phosphorylase, producing MPIQNKTMLITYSDSLGNNLKDLYENLEEHFGDAIGGVHLLPFFPSTGDRGFAPVDYDEVDSAFGDWEDVKRLGEKYYLMFDFMINHISRQSKYYKDYQEKHEASEFKDLFLNWDKFWPENRPTQSDVDLIYKRKDRAPKQEIVFEDGSVEHLWNTFGEEQIDLDVTKEVTMEFIRKTIQHLASNGCDLIRLDAFAYAVKKLDTNDFFVEPDIWDLLDKVRDIAAEYGTELLPEIHEHYSIQFKIADHDYYVYDFALPMVTLYTLYSSRTERLAKWLKMSPMKQFTTLDTHDGIGVVDVKDILTDEEIDYASNELYKVGANVKRKYSSAEYNNLDIYQINSTYYSALGDDDVKYFLARLIQAFAPGIPQLYYVGLLAGKNDLKLLEETKEGRNINRHYYSNEEIAEEVQRPVVKALLNLFSFRNRSEAFDLEGTIDVKTPTAHSIVIKRQNKDKSVTAVAEIDLQNQTYRVIENGIEVTF from the coding sequence ATGCCGATTCAGAATAAAACCATGTTGATTACCTATTCAGATAGTTTGGGAAATAATCTTAAAGACTTATATGAGAATTTGGAAGAGCATTTTGGTGATGCTATTGGGGGAGTTCACCTTCTACCATTTTTCCCATCAACAGGTGATCGTGGATTTGCGCCAGTTGACTATGACGAAGTGGATTCAGCTTTTGGTGATTGGGAGGATGTTAAGCGTTTAGGTGAGAAATATTATCTTATGTTTGACTTTATGATTAATCATATTTCTCGTCAATCTAAGTATTATAAGGACTATCAAGAAAAACATGAAGCCAGTGAATTTAAAGATCTCTTTTTAAACTGGGATAAGTTTTGGCCAGAAAACCGTCCGACACAGTCTGATGTAGATTTAATTTACAAGCGTAAGGATCGTGCACCAAAGCAAGAGATTGTTTTTGAAGATGGGTCAGTGGAACATTTGTGGAATACCTTTGGTGAGGAGCAGATTGATCTTGATGTGACCAAAGAAGTAACGATGGAATTTATCCGTAAGACCATTCAGCACTTGGCAAGTAATGGGTGTGATTTGATTCGTCTAGATGCCTTTGCTTATGCAGTGAAGAAATTGGATACTAATGATTTCTTTGTAGAACCAGATATTTGGGATTTATTGGACAAAGTTCGAGATATCGCTGCTGAGTATGGGACAGAGCTTTTACCTGAGATTCATGAACACTATTCGATTCAGTTTAAAATAGCAGACCATGATTACTATGTTTATGATTTTGCTCTTCCAATGGTGACACTTTATACTCTTTACAGTTCCAGAACAGAGCGTTTGGCTAAGTGGTTAAAGATGAGCCCAATGAAGCAATTTACGACGCTAGACACCCATGATGGGATTGGAGTGGTGGATGTCAAGGATATCCTGACAGATGAGGAGATTGACTATGCTTCAAATGAACTCTATAAGGTTGGAGCTAATGTCAAACGTAAGTACTCTAGTGCAGAGTATAACAATCTAGATATCTACCAAATCAATTCAACTTACTATTCTGCGCTTGGAGATGATGATGTTAAGTATTTTCTCGCTCGTCTAATTCAAGCTTTTGCCCCAGGTATTCCTCAGCTTTACTATGTAGGTCTATTAGCAGGCAAGAATGATTTGAAATTATTAGAAGAAACTAAAGAAGGTCGAAATATTAATCGTCATTACTATAGCAATGAGGAAATAGCAGAAGAAGTCCAACGTCCCGTAGTGAAGGCCCTTCTCAATCTATTTTCTTTCCGTAATCGTTCAGAAGCATTTGATTTAGAAGGAACTATTGACGTTAAAACACCAACAGCCCACAGCATTGTAATCAAACGTCAAAATAAAGATAAGTCCGTAACAGCAGTAGCAGAAATTGATTTGCAAAATCAGACTTATCGGGTAATTGAGAACGGAATTGAAGTAACATTTTGA
- a CDS encoding O-antigen ligase family protein yields MKSIGFIEKLKGLSSKELILLGIILSIFLPFYLFVVVFCLYIISLIFTGDMKSILQKMGEHPMLLLFLGYSTVISVFAQNWMGVVASVGIFLFTIFFLHYQSILSHKFFRLILQLVLFGSVLSAAFASLEHFQIVKKFNYAFLSPNMQVWHQNRAEVTFFNPNYYGIICCFCIMIAFYLFTTTKLNWLKVFCVFAGFVNLFGLNFTQNRTAFPAIIAGAIIYLFTTIKNWKAFWLSIGVFAIGLSFLFSSDLGVRMGTLDSSMEERISIWDAGMTLFKQNPFWGEGPLTYMHSYPRIHAPYHEHAHSLYIDTILSYGIVGTILLVLSSVAPVRLMMDMSQESGKRPIIGLYLSFLTVVAVHGIFDLALFWIQSGFIFLLVMCSIPLEHRTLVSDMTD; encoded by the coding sequence TTGAAATCAATAGGCTTTATTGAAAAGCTGAAAGGGTTGTCTAGTAAAGAGCTGATTTTATTGGGAATTATCCTGAGTATCTTTTTACCCTTTTATCTTTTTGTAGTTGTATTCTGTTTATATATTATCAGTTTAATTTTTACAGGGGATATGAAAAGTATTCTTCAGAAAATGGGGGAGCATCCGATGCTGCTTCTTTTTCTTGGCTATAGTACTGTTATATCCGTTTTTGCACAAAATTGGATGGGAGTTGTGGCTTCGGTAGGAATTTTTCTTTTTACTATTTTCTTTTTGCACTATCAGTCGATTTTATCACATAAATTCTTTCGCTTGATTTTGCAACTCGTCTTATTTGGTAGTGTATTGTCAGCTGCTTTTGCGAGTTTAGAGCATTTCCAAATTGTGAAGAAATTCAATTATGCTTTTCTTTCACCCAATATGCAGGTATGGCATCAGAATCGTGCAGAAGTGACCTTCTTTAATCCTAATTATTATGGAATTATTTGTTGTTTCTGTATCATGATTGCCTTCTATCTGTTTACAACGACCAAGTTGAATTGGTTGAAAGTATTCTGTGTGTTTGCAGGCTTTGTGAATCTCTTTGGATTGAACTTTACGCAAAATCGAACTGCCTTTCCTGCTATTATCGCTGGAGCCATTATTTATCTCTTTACGACCATTAAAAACTGGAAGGCCTTTTGGCTTAGTATTGGAGTCTTTGCGATTGGCTTGAGTTTCCTCTTTTCCAGTGATTTGGGAGTTCGGATGGGAACTTTAGACTCTTCTATGGAAGAACGCATTTCTATCTGGGATGCTGGGATGACCTTATTTAAGCAAAATCCTTTTTGGGGTGAAGGGCCATTGACCTACATGCACTCTTATCCTCGGATACATGCTCCTTATCATGAACATGCTCATAGTCTTTATATTGATACGATTCTGAGCTACGGAATTGTGGGGACCATTTTATTAGTTTTGTCTTCTGTTGCTCCTGTTCGCTTGATGATGGATATGAGTCAGGAGTCGGGGAAACGTCCGATTATCGGTCTTTATCTATCTTTCCTTACAGTGGTTGCTGTGCACGGAATCTTTGACTTGGCTCTCTTCTGGATTCAGTCAGGTTTCATTTTCTTACTAGTTATGTGCAGTATTCCGTTGGAGCATCGAACTTTGGTATCGGACATGACGGATTAA
- a CDS encoding MarR family winged helix-turn-helix transcriptional regulator has translation MKDSHLLAHHIRLLNGRIFQKLLSQDPEALYRSEQGKILAVLWNSETGCATATDIALATGLANNTLTTMIKKLEEQNLVAISPCGEDKRKKYLVLTELGQSQKEVGYRVSQKLDTIFYKGFSEEEIRQFEAFQERILDNLKEEENEV, from the coding sequence ATGAAGGATAGTCATTTGCTAGCCCATCATATTCGTTTGTTGAATGGGCGGATTTTTCAAAAGTTACTGAGCCAAGACCCTGAAGCTCTTTATCGGAGTGAGCAGGGCAAGATTTTAGCGGTTTTATGGAATAGTGAAACTGGCTGTGCAACTGCAACAGATATTGCGCTTGCGACTGGGCTTGCTAACAATACACTGACGACGATGATTAAAAAACTAGAGGAACAAAATCTTGTAGCTATTAGTCCATGTGGAGAAGATAAGCGTAAGAAGTATTTGGTTTTAACAGAGTTGGGGCAGTCTCAGAAAGAAGTGGGGTATCGTGTCAGTCAGAAATTGGATACGATCTTTTACAAAGGATTTTCAGAGGAAGAAATTCGTCAGTTTGAAGCCTTTCAAGAAAGAATTTTGGATAATCTGAAAGAGGAGGAAAATGAGGTTTAA